From Mya arenaria isolate MELC-2E11 chromosome 12, ASM2691426v1, the proteins below share one genomic window:
- the LOC128211728 gene encoding G-protein coupled receptor dmsr-1-like, translating into MDVQEEVTLLYFNDLYPDCDDMHSLIFGMITPIQAALVTVANIFIVILFTKPNIRSRTTCILTLIALADVLSILSPTSIYIWLFTLDNGNHRAVPYRFCIWTIAFVDIFLDMFNSMSLWFTVLLALMRRKCLQSPFTAKCTHRYRHVIGYITGVVCLVLAVHIPSFFIFDVVPLNRTYVDSNVTGVMCGLKERKYSIPRKIHLWMEVLLDSLIPSCILLYLTFSILWVLRKAKQSRSSLRSHSSVYRPGGVPDDRENEGVSVRLKYVQFRRWKFRAQTSKCSVDSAFEKLDRESRRTSWLIFAVAILISTHELPMALISAYKLTVHMHETLPLVFFGCWSAIFTLWQNTIYPLTFFIYALMSANFRSEILRVLTCKCLFSGEETTAGNEPIVKKVLLSPCSVRKSLSKGLSKANEETVGLSSEN; encoded by the coding sequence ATGGATGTACAGGAAGAAGTAacgttgttatattttaatgatcTTTATCCAGACTGCGATGACATGCACTCGCTAATATTCGGGATGATCACGCCAATACAAGCGGCGCTAGTCACCGTGGCCAACATATTTATCGTGATCCTCTTCACCAAGCCGAATATCCGGTCGCGAACCACGTGTATCCTGACGCTCATTGCGCTGGCTGACGTACTTTCCATCCTGTCGCCCACATCGATCTATATCTGGCTGTTCACCCTCGATAACGGCAACCATCGTGCAGTCCCCTACCGCTTTTGCATCTGGACGATTGCGTTTGTGGATATATTTCTGGATATGTTTAACTCAATGTCACTCTGGTTCACTGTTTTGTTGGCGTTAATGAGACGCAAGTGTTTACAATCTCCGTTTACTGCCAAGTGTACACACAGATATCGTCACGTCATTGGCTATATTACAGGAGTAGTGTGTTTAGTTCTTGCAGTTCACATACCgtcgtttttcatttttgacgTCGTTCCTCTAAACAGAACGTACGTTGATTCTAACGTAACGGGCGTAATGTGTGGATTGAAAGAGCGTAAATATAGCATTCCGCGGAAAATCCATCTATGGATGGAGGTATTACTAGACTCTCTCATTCCATCATGCATTCTTTTGTACCTGACATTTAGCATTCTATGGGTTTTGCGTAAAGCTAAGCAGAGCCGGTCTTCACTTCGTTCCCATTCCTCCGTATACCGTCCCGGCGGGGTTCCAGACGACAGGGAAAATGAGGGCGTATCTGTGAGACTAAAATATGTCCAGTTCCGGCGGTGGAAGTTTCGGGCGCAGACGAGCAAGTGCAGCGTTGATTCCGCCTTTGAAAAGCTTGACCGGGAAAGTAGACGAACTTCGTGGCTTATTTTCGCAGTCGCAATCCTAATCTCCACCCACGAGCTACCTATGGCGCTTATAAGCGCGTACAAACTCACAGTACACATGCACGAGACGCTTCCGTTGGTGTTCTTCGGCTGCTGGTCGGCTATATTCACGCTGTGGCAGAACACCATATATCCGCTCACGTTTTTCATATACGCGCTGATGAGTGCCAACTTCCGGTCAGAGATCTTGCGAGTCCTGACCTGTAAATGCCTGTTTTCCGGCGAAGAGACGACGGCAGGGAATGAACCGATAGTTAAAAAGGTGTTGTTGAGCCCGTGTTCTGTAAGAAAATCGCTGAGCAAGGGATTAAGCAAAGCCAATGAAGAAACAGTTGGTTTGTCTAGTGAAAACTGA